From Dendropsophus ebraccatus isolate aDenEbr1 chromosome 2, aDenEbr1.pat, whole genome shotgun sequence, a single genomic window includes:
- the LOC138784670 gene encoding uncharacterized protein has product MEAFDNLLSILTPHLQRQDTYMRKSIPPVGRLLITLRFLATGESYVSLHLQFRVGTSTISGIVSCTCAVIWEHLQPIVMPSPTREIWLQSAAGFQSVANFPNCIGAVDGKHIRVKQPPRSGSQYFNYKKFFSVVLIAVVDSTYRFLAIDVGSYGSTGDSRALLRSEFGRRILLDHVTLPPPTPLPGTTHPAPFVMVGDQAFPLLNNLLRPYPRRGLDERGRLFNRRLSRARNFVECAFGIMTSQWRVFTTALQLKLATVDMVIKAACVLHNYLRDYAPTPEVNVETLPAFSAPINYGQGRQLNRGIVVRNLFADYFMTPEGAVPVPLSQPPL; this is encoded by the exons atggaggcctttgataatttactttccattttgaccccacatctccagagacaggacacctacatgcggaaatccatccctcctgtgggacgtctgctcataacgttaag attcttggcgacaggggagagttatgtatcgttgcacctccaattcagggttggtacgtccaccatctctggaattgtgagttgcacgtgcgccgtgatctgggagcatttgcagcccatcgtgatgcccagtccgacccgggagatttggttgcagtcagcagcaggctttcagtctgtggccaatttccccaactgtataggggcggttgatggtaagcacatacgtgtgaagcaaccaccgcgatcaggatcacagtatttcaattataagaaatttttttctgtggtcctgatcgcggttgttgattccacgtatcgtttccttgccatcgacgtcggctcctatggcagtactggggactcccgggcgctactgagatcagagtttgggcggcgcatactcttagatcacgtgactctacctcctcccactcctcttccgggtaccacgcatcccgctccattcgtcatggtaggggatcaagccttccctttactcaacaacctgctgcgcccttacccacggagagggctggatgaacgggggagactatttaaccggaggctgagccgggcacgtaacttcgtggagtgcgccttcgggatcatgactagtcagtggagagtgtttaccactgccctgcagttgaaattggccacagttgacatggtcattaaagctgcctgtgttctccacaactaccttcgggactatgctcccaccccggaggtgaacgtggagacactgccagcttttagtgcccctatcaactatggccaagggagacaactcaaccgcgggatagtggtcaggaacctctttgctgactacttcatgactcctgaaggcgccgtgcccgtgcccctttcacagcctcccttatga